The following nucleotide sequence is from Acidovorax radicis.
ACTGCAACTCGTCTGGCAGGCTGCCAGCGATGAGCTGCGTTACATCAACGCGGTGCGCCATCTCAATGGGTTGGCAATCATCGCGTGCGCCTGCTGGCTGCTCATCGCCGCCATTGGCGGGCTCGCCAGCGGCATCATTGCGCAGCATCCGGCGGACGTCGAAGACAACCTCACGGCCCGGCGTATTGCCACCCAGGCCCGCGTGCTATCGCGCATCGCAATGACAGGGGTGATGATGACGGGCACGGCCATGATGCTGATGACTTTTCCGGGCGCGCGACAGGTGGGCGCCAGCCTGCTGGCATCGGCCGGCGTGGTGGGCATCGTGGCGGGCATTGCGGCACGCCCGGTGTTCAGCAACATCATCGCCGGGCTGCAGATCGCGTTGGCCCAACCCATCCGTATCGACGATGTGCTCATCATTGAAGGTGAATGGGGCCGGGTGGAAGAGATCACCAGCACCTATGTGGTGCTGCGCATATGGGACGAGCGGCGCCTCATCATTCCGCTGCAATGGTTCATAGAGCATCCGTTTCAAAACTGGACACGCACCAGCTCCGAAATTCTGGGCACCGTCTTCCTGTTTGCTGACTACGCCCTGCCGCTGGAACCGTTGCGTGCTGAACTGCAACGCGTGCTGGAGACCGCCCCCGAATGGGACCGGCGCGTGAGCGTGCTGCAGCTCACCGACGTGACAGAGCGAACGATACAGATCCGTGTACTGGTTTCAGCGCGCTCATCGGGCCTGGCGTTTGACCTGCGTTGCCGCGTGCGCGAAGCGCTGGTCACCTTTATCCAGCGCGAATACCCGGACTGTTTGCCCCAGGTGCGGGGGCGCATCGAAAAAAACACGGGCGCGCCTGGCGCGGTACAAGCCACGGGCGCACACGGGATGTGACTTGCAAGCACCGACATTGCCGCGATGAATGAACAACCGAACAAATGCGGGACGGAAATGGGCAAATGGCCAACGGGCGAACACAGCGCCACCCGTCGTACCTGCCAAACATGCAATGAGGAAAGAAAACAAAAAACCGCCTGTTCGGGCGGTTTGGTGTTGTATGGATTTCTGAAAAATCCACATCAAGTTTTTTGGTATCTGAAAGCTGGTTTCTTTCAGCAAAAAACTTGGTAGGCGCGATTGGACTCGAACCAACGACCCCCACCATGTCAAGGTGGTGCTCTAACCAGCTGAGCTACGCGCCTGTCGTTGTTTAGACTGCGATTATAGCCATAAAAATAGCGCCGATCAGGTCACTTCGATAACAAATCAAGGTTGGGCAGTTTTTTTCTCAGCGCCGCCGCGCAGAGCGCACGCCCACCACGCCGGCCACAATGCCCAACACCTTGTTCAGGCGGCCTGAGTCTGCGACCTCCACCGTGAAGGTCATCCATGCCGTGCCTTTGACGGACTGAGTCTGCACGCCGATCACATTGGTTTTCTCGCGGGCGAACACTTCCGAGATATCGCGCAGCAGCCCTTGCCGGTCGGCGGCCTCT
It contains:
- a CDS encoding mechanosensitive ion channel family protein → MPEGLHLSPWVATALAAIVAVLLAAIAHRIAAVLVRHATSPIPVAHAVAMGCVPAMRVLLPLLALQLVWQAASDELRYINAVRHLNGLAIIACACWLLIAAIGGLASGIIAQHPADVEDNLTARRIATQARVLSRIAMTGVMMTGTAMMLMTFPGARQVGASLLASAGVVGIVAGIAARPVFSNIIAGLQIALAQPIRIDDVLIIEGEWGRVEEITSTYVVLRIWDERRLIIPLQWFIEHPFQNWTRTSSEILGTVFLFADYALPLEPLRAELQRVLETAPEWDRRVSVLQLTDVTERTIQIRVLVSARSSGLAFDLRCRVREALVTFIQREYPDCLPQVRGRIEKNTGAPGAVQATGAHGM